The following are from one region of the Hydrogenophaga sp. BPS33 genome:
- a CDS encoding GFA family protein, translating to MYLKGSCHCGRVQFSLESTEPIPFMRCYCSICRKTAGTGGYAINLGADFRTLKVKGKRYLRVYKARIEEDGHVRQSSGQRHFCGTCGTALWLWDPSWPDLVHPHASAIDTPLPEPPSNVHILLDSKAPWVQVEGRKGDLRFGAYPDFSLKEWHEAQAKKKPKRKPVP from the coding sequence ATGTACCTAAAAGGCTCTTGCCACTGTGGCCGTGTCCAGTTTTCGCTGGAGTCCACCGAGCCCATACCCTTCATGCGTTGTTATTGCTCCATCTGCCGCAAGACGGCGGGCACGGGCGGCTACGCCATCAACCTCGGCGCCGATTTCCGTACCTTGAAGGTCAAAGGCAAGCGCTACCTGCGTGTCTACAAGGCCCGAATCGAGGAGGATGGACATGTGCGGCAGAGCAGCGGCCAACGCCATTTCTGCGGCACGTGCGGCACAGCGCTGTGGCTCTGGGATCCGAGCTGGCCCGACTTGGTGCACCCGCACGCCAGTGCCATTGACACGCCCTTGCCCGAGCCACCCTCCAACGTTCATATCCTGTTGGACTCGAAGGCGCCCTGGGTGCAGGTGGAGGGGCGTAAGGGCGATCTGCGTTTTGGCGCCTATCCGGACTTTTCGCTCAAGGAATGGCATGAGGCCCAGGCGAAGAAGAAACCGAAGAGAAAGCCCGTGCCGTGA
- a CDS encoding FAD-dependent oxidoreductase yields the protein MQRTGGWEADVAIVGGGLGGVSAALAALRLGQRVVLVEALQWLGGQLTAQAVPPDEYPWIESVHASQSYAQLRAAVRAYYREHLPLTHEAFHTLCLNPGQGNVSTLCHEPWVAARVIDALLAPWEQHGQLRILRGHRVRRADTAGDRVLALQLCETASGHEGVLQAPIFIDATETGELLDLAGVEHVFGAEAQADTQEPHALAQADPFDQQAVTWCFAMEHRPGEHHVIDKPEGYDRFRTLQLDCWPNAQYSWTLSDFVTHQPRTRALFAGDTDARGVYDLWHARRIAWRGHFVPGTYESDITLANWPQMDYWERPLIGVSEADEQMALKDAKQFSLGFFYWMQTEAPRHDGGLGYPGLRLRGDVLGSEDGMAQQVYWREGRRIRAEFTVLEQHIGVSARVGLEGAERFHDSVGIGAYRIDLHPSTRGRNTVDIDSHPFQIPLGALLPQRVQNLLPACKNIGTTRITNGAYREHTTEWSIGEAAGSLAAFALRKALPPRAVRAQPALLQDFQRLLRAQGVLLEWPRFGALTPLLRTGYQHAQRGSVLHKVADTSDV from the coding sequence ATGCAGCGAACAGGAGGTTGGGAAGCCGACGTGGCGATCGTCGGCGGTGGCCTGGGTGGCGTGTCGGCCGCGCTCGCGGCTTTGCGCCTGGGCCAGCGCGTGGTGCTCGTGGAAGCCTTGCAGTGGCTGGGCGGCCAGCTCACGGCCCAGGCCGTGCCGCCCGACGAGTACCCCTGGATCGAATCGGTGCACGCTTCGCAGAGCTACGCGCAGCTGCGCGCGGCCGTCCGTGCCTACTACCGCGAGCACCTGCCGCTCACGCACGAGGCCTTCCACACGCTCTGCCTCAACCCCGGCCAGGGCAATGTGAGCACGCTGTGCCACGAGCCCTGGGTGGCTGCGCGCGTGATCGATGCACTGCTGGCGCCGTGGGAACAGCACGGCCAGTTGCGCATCCTGCGCGGCCACCGCGTGCGGCGCGCCGACACCGCGGGCGACCGGGTGCTGGCGCTGCAGTTGTGCGAGACAGCCAGCGGACACGAAGGCGTGTTGCAGGCGCCGATCTTCATCGATGCCACCGAGACCGGCGAGTTGCTCGATCTCGCCGGCGTGGAGCACGTCTTCGGCGCCGAGGCGCAGGCCGACACGCAGGAGCCGCACGCACTGGCGCAGGCCGACCCGTTCGACCAGCAGGCCGTGACCTGGTGCTTTGCCATGGAGCACCGCCCCGGCGAGCACCATGTGATCGACAAGCCCGAAGGCTACGACCGTTTTCGCACGCTGCAGCTCGACTGCTGGCCCAACGCGCAGTACAGCTGGACGCTGTCGGACTTCGTCACCCACCAGCCGCGCACCCGCGCGCTGTTCGCGGGCGACACCGACGCGCGCGGCGTGTACGACCTCTGGCATGCGCGGCGCATCGCCTGGCGCGGCCACTTCGTGCCGGGCACGTACGAGAGCGACATCACGCTGGCCAACTGGCCGCAGATGGACTACTGGGAGCGCCCGCTCATCGGCGTGTCCGAGGCGGACGAACAGATGGCGTTGAAGGACGCCAAACAGTTCAGCCTGGGCTTTTTCTACTGGATGCAGACCGAAGCCCCGCGGCACGATGGCGGCCTCGGCTACCCGGGCCTGCGCCTGCGCGGCGACGTGCTCGGCAGCGAGGACGGCATGGCGCAACAGGTGTACTGGCGTGAAGGCCGGCGCATCCGCGCCGAGTTCACCGTGCTGGAACAACACATCGGCGTGAGCGCGCGCGTGGGCCTGGAGGGCGCCGAGCGCTTCCACGACAGTGTGGGCATCGGCGCCTACCGCATCGACCTGCACCCCAGCACACGCGGGCGCAACACGGTGGACATCGACTCGCACCCGTTCCAGATTCCGCTGGGCGCGCTGCTGCCGCAGCGCGTGCAGAACCTGCTGCCGGCCTGCAAGAACATCGGCACCACGCGCATCACCAACGGCGCCTACCGCGAGCACACCACCGAGTGGAGCATTGGCGAAGCCGCGGGGTCGCTGGCGGCCTTCGCGCTGCGAAAGGCGCTGCCGCCGCGCGCGGTGCGGGCACAGCCCGCATTGCTGCAGGACTTTCAGCGCCTCCTGCGCGCGCAGGGCGTGCTGCTGGAGTGGCCGCGCTTTGGCGCGCTCACGCCGCTGCTGCGCACGGGGTACCAGCACGCACAGCGCGGATCCGTTCTGCACAAGGTGGCAGACACCTCAGATGTTTAG
- a CDS encoding sulfate ABC transporter substrate-binding protein, whose protein sequence is MTTRRQLLQALAATALTASAGATWAQPAPVTLLNVSYDPTRELYVEYNAAFAKHWKAKTGQDVTIKQSHGGSGKQARSIIDGLDADVATLALAGDTDALHNNGNWIPKDWQKRLPLNSSPYTSTIVLVTRAGNPKNIKDWDDLIRPDVKVITPNPKTSGGARWNYLAAWEFAKRKYGSEAKAKDFVGKLYANVPVLDTGARGSSITFAQRNQGDVFISWENEAYLLEKEFGNKVDFVYPSLSILAEPAVTVVDKNVDKKGTRAVATAYLEFLYTEEAQDIIGKHFYRPTSAKAQAQYAKQLPKLHLFKIEDAFGGWDKAAKVHFVDGGSFDQIYSKK, encoded by the coding sequence ATGACCACCCGCCGCCAACTCCTCCAGGCCCTGGCCGCCACCGCCCTCACCGCCAGTGCAGGCGCAACCTGGGCGCAGCCCGCACCGGTCACCCTGCTCAACGTGTCGTACGACCCGACGCGCGAGCTCTACGTGGAATACAACGCGGCCTTCGCCAAACACTGGAAGGCCAAGACCGGCCAGGACGTGACCATCAAGCAAAGCCACGGCGGCTCGGGCAAGCAGGCGCGCTCCATCATCGACGGGCTGGACGCCGACGTGGCCACCCTGGCCCTGGCGGGCGACACCGATGCCCTGCACAACAACGGCAACTGGATCCCCAAGGACTGGCAGAAGCGCCTGCCGCTCAACAGCTCGCCCTACACCTCCACCATCGTGCTGGTGACGCGCGCGGGCAACCCCAAGAACATCAAGGACTGGGACGACCTGATCCGCCCCGACGTGAAGGTCATCACCCCCAACCCCAAGACCTCGGGCGGCGCGCGCTGGAACTACCTGGCGGCCTGGGAGTTCGCCAAGCGCAAGTACGGCAGCGAGGCCAAGGCCAAGGATTTCGTGGGCAAGCTCTACGCCAACGTGCCCGTGCTCGACACCGGCGCGCGCGGCTCGTCCATCACCTTCGCGCAGCGCAACCAGGGCGACGTGTTCATCTCCTGGGAAAACGAGGCTTATCTGCTGGAGAAGGAGTTCGGCAACAAGGTCGACTTCGTCTATCCCTCGCTCTCCATCCTGGCCGAGCCGGCGGTGACCGTGGTCGACAAGAACGTCGACAAGAAGGGCACGCGCGCTGTGGCCACTGCCTACCTGGAATTCCTCTACACCGAAGAAGCGCAGGACATCATCGGCAAGCACTTCTACCGCCCGACTTCTGCCAAGGCCCAGGCCCAGTACGCCAAGCAGTTGCCCAAGCTCCATCTGTTCAAGATCGAGGACGCGTTCGGTGGCTGGGACAAGGCCGCCAAGGTCCACTTCGTGGATGGTGGCAGCTTCGACCAGATCTACTCGAAGAAGTAA
- a CDS encoding O-acetylhomoserine aminocarboxypropyltransferase/cysteine synthase family protein produces the protein MSANWKFETRSVHAGYSPDPTTKAVAVPIYQTAAYAFDNAQHGADLFDLKVPGNIYTRIMNPTQDVLEQRVASLEGGIAALALASGQAAVTYAIQTITEAGDNIVSSTALYGGTYNLLAHTLPQFGITTRFADHRDPSSFEPLIDARTKAIFVESIGNPAGNITDIAAVAEIAHRHGVPLIVDNTVASPWLLRPIEHGADIVVHSLTKYLGGHGTSIGGAIVDSGKFPWSEHKARFKRLNEPDPSYHGVVYTEALGPAAYIGRARVVPLRNTGAAISPFNAFLILQGIETLALRMDRINANTLRIAQHLEQHAKVGWINYAGLPGNADHALARKYLGGHASGLLTFGVKAAAGEGRAAGARFLDALQLFTRLVNIGDAKSLATHPASTTHRQLSPEELAKAGVSEDAVRLSIGIEHIDDLLADLEQALAAV, from the coding sequence ATGTCCGCGAACTGGAAATTCGAAACCCGCTCGGTACACGCTGGCTACAGCCCCGATCCCACCACCAAGGCAGTCGCCGTCCCGATCTACCAGACCGCCGCCTACGCCTTCGACAACGCGCAGCACGGTGCAGACCTGTTCGACCTGAAGGTGCCGGGCAACATCTACACGCGCATCATGAACCCGACGCAGGATGTGCTGGAGCAGCGCGTCGCCTCGCTCGAAGGTGGCATCGCCGCCCTCGCGCTGGCCTCGGGCCAGGCTGCCGTCACCTACGCGATCCAGACCATCACCGAGGCGGGGGACAACATCGTCTCCAGCACCGCGCTCTACGGCGGCACCTACAACCTGCTGGCGCACACGCTGCCTCAATTCGGCATCACCACGCGCTTCGCGGACCACCGCGATCCCTCGAGTTTCGAGCCGCTGATCGACGCGCGCACCAAAGCCATCTTCGTCGAATCCATCGGCAACCCGGCAGGCAACATCACCGACATTGCCGCCGTCGCCGAGATCGCGCACCGCCACGGCGTGCCGCTGATCGTGGACAACACCGTGGCCTCGCCCTGGCTGCTGCGCCCGATCGAACACGGTGCCGACATCGTGGTGCACTCGCTCACCAAGTACCTCGGCGGCCACGGCACCAGCATCGGTGGTGCCATCGTCGACAGCGGAAAATTCCCCTGGAGCGAGCACAAGGCACGCTTCAAACGCCTGAACGAGCCCGACCCGAGCTACCACGGCGTGGTCTATACCGAAGCCCTCGGCCCGGCGGCCTACATCGGGCGCGCGCGCGTCGTGCCGTTGCGCAACACCGGCGCGGCGATCTCGCCCTTCAACGCCTTCCTGATCCTGCAAGGCATCGAAACGCTGGCCCTGCGCATGGACCGCATCAATGCGAACACCCTGCGCATCGCCCAGCACCTCGAACAGCATGCCAAGGTGGGCTGGATCAACTACGCCGGCCTGCCGGGCAACGCCGACCACGCGCTGGCCCGGAAGTACCTGGGTGGCCACGCCTCGGGCCTGCTCACCTTCGGCGTGAAAGCCGCCGCGGGCGAAGGCCGCGCCGCCGGTGCGCGCTTCCTCGACGCGCTGCAGCTCTTCACCCGCCTGGTGAACATCGGCGATGCGAAGTCGCTCGCCACGCACCCGGCCTCCACCACCCACCGCCAGCTCTCGCCCGAGGAGCTCGCCAAGGCGGGTGTTTCGGAAGACGCGGTGCGCCTGTCCATCGGCATCGAACACATCGACGACCTGCTGGCCGACCTGGAACAGGCACTGGCCGCGGTCTGA